CTGCTCCTCGTCGACCAGGGTCGAGAAGCGCTCGTTGTAGGTCAGCGCCAGCGTCGCGCCGTCGGGCGACCAGGCGACGTGCGACGGGTACAGCGGCGCATGCGTGAGCTGCGCGGGCTCCGTCGGCGCGGGCCCGTCGCGCTCCACCGGCACGATCCAGAGCTGGTCGTAGTCCTCGGGATGATCGAGGCGGTCCAGCACCGTCCAGTCGGCGCGGTCCTCGTCTTCGGCCGCGGTGTCCGCTGCGGCCTCGGCCGGTGCCGCCAGCACGGCCAGGCGCGTTCCGTCGGGCGACCACCAGTAGGCGCTCAGGCCGTCGGGCAGGTCGGTGACCGCGCGCGGCTCGGTGCCGTCGAGCGGGTTGACCCAGACCTGGGTCTGTTCGCCGCGCTTGGCCAGGTAGCTCAGGGCGCCGTCGGGACGCCAGCCGACCCCGCCCACGACGTGCTCGTCGTAGGTCACGCGGCGGGGCTCCCCGCCCCGGACCTCGGCCACCCAGATCTCGCGGCGGTTCTTGTCCGCTTCCAGGTCCCGCCAGCGCTTCAGGTACGCCACGCGCGTCCCGTCGGGGGAGACGGCGGGTGCGGTCAGCGTCGGCACCTGCAGGAAGGCCTCGACCGTGAACGCGTCGTCGGCGCGCGCCGACGGGGCCGCGGCGCCGCACAGCAGGACCGCGCAACAGCAGACGAGCAGGGACTTCATCGAGCCTCCCGGCGGGTGACGGTCAGACCTTCTTCTGCTCTTTGGCCCAACTGTCCTTGAGCGACACGGTGCGGTTGAACACCGGCGCGCCGGGGCGCGAGTGCCGCGCGTCGGCGCAGAAGTAGCCGTGCCGCAGGAACTGGCAGCTGTGGCCGGGCTCGGCCGCGGCCAGCCCCGGCTCGAGCTTGCAGCCCTTCAGGATGGTGAGCGACTGCGGGTTCAGGCAGTCCAGCGGATCGGCGCAGCCCTCCGAAACGCCCGGGAAGGGGTCGCTGAACAGCTGCTCGTAGAGGCGCACTTCGGCGTCGAGCGCGTGGGGCGCCGAGACCCAGTGCAGCGTGCCCTTGACCTTGCGCTCGTCGGGGGTGCCGCCGCCGCGGGACTGCGGGTCGTAGGTGCAGCGCAGCTCGACGATCCGGCCCGCGTCGTCCTTCACGACCTCGTCGCAGACGACGTAGTACGCGTGCTTGAGCCGCACCTCGCGGCCCGGAGCGAGGCGGAAGAACTTCGGCGGCGGGTTCTCCTGGAAGTCGTCGCGCTCGATCCACAGCTCGCGCGAGAAGGGCACCTCGCGCTCGCCCGCGGACGGGTCCTCGGGGTTGTTCAGGCAGTCGACCAGCTCTTCCTCGCCCTCGGGGTAGTTGGTGATGACGAGCTTCAGCGGGTCCAGCACCGCCATCACGCGCGGCGCCGACAGGTTCAGCTCCTCGCGCAGGCAGTGCTCCAGCAGCGCGTACTCGACGGTGCTGGCGGCGCGCGCCACGCCGATGCGGTCGCAGAAGTCGCGGATCGCGCTGGCGGTGTAGCCGCGGCGGCGCAGGCCGCAGATGGTGGGCATGCGAGGGTCGTCCCAGCCGTCGACCAGGCCGTCCTGCACCAGCTTGAGCAGCTTGCGCTTGCTCATGACCGTGTGCGTGAGGTTGAGGCGCGCGAACTCGATCTGCTGCGGCCGGTAGACGCCGAGCTGCTCCAGGAACCAGTCGTACAGCGGGCGGTGGACCTCGAACTCCAGCGTGCAGATCGAGTGGGTGATGCCCTCGATGGAGTCCTCGAGCCCGTGCGCCCAGTCGTACATCGGGTAGAGGCACCACTGGTCGCCGGTACGGTGGTGCTCGGCGTGGCGGATGCGGTAGACCAGCGGGTCGCGCAGCAGCATGTTCGGCGAGGCCATGTCGATCTTCGCCCGCAGGACCTTGGACCCGTCGGGGAACTCGCCGGCGCGCATGCGGCGCAGCAGGTCGAGGTTCTCGGCGGGCGCGCGGCCGCGGCACGGGCTGTCGGAGCCCGGCGTCTTGACGGTGCCGCGCGTCTCCTTGATCTGCTCGTCGGTCTGGTCGTCGACGTAGGCCTTGCCGGCGTTCACGAGCTGCTCGGCCAGCTCGTACATGCGCTCGAAGTAGTCCGAGGCGAAGAACAGCCGGTCCTCCCAGTCGGCCCCGAGCCAGCGCACGTCCTCGACGATGGAGGTCACGTACTCGTGCTCCTCCTTCTCGGGGTTCGTGTCGTCGAAGCGCAGGTTGAACTTGCCGCCGAACTTCTGGGCCAGCCCGTGGTTGAGGCAGATGCTCTTGGCGTGCCCGATGTGGAGGTAGCCGTTGGGCTCGGGCGGGAAGCGCGTGTGGACGCGGCCGTCCCAGCGGCCCGTGCGGTTGTCCTCGCGGATGATCTCTTCGATGAAGTTGTTCGGCGTCTCGGACATGGGACCTCGCTCGTGAGGACATGAGTTGCGCGGGCGGCCGGCCAGGCCGCGGTCGCCGACAACACTAGGCTCGGGAGCGGGGACTGTCCAGCGGGAGTGCCCCTCCCCCTCAGCTCCCGGCCAGGAACTTCTCCGCCAGCGCCACGCTGTCCGCCGGGCTGACCTTGATCCGCTCGTCGAGGATGCGCCCGTCCTCGCCCACGATCCAGTGCGAGCGGATCACGCCCTCGTACTTCTTGCCGTACATGCTCTTCTCGCCCCAGGCGCCCCACTTCGCCAGCACCTTGTGGTCGGGATCGGAGAGCAGGTCGAACGCCAGACCCTGCTGCTCCTTCCAGCGGGCCAGCGCCGCCGGCGCGTCGGGGCTGATCCCGAGGATCACGACCCCCTTCTTCGCGAAGCGCGGCAGCGCCTCGGAGAAGCCGCAGGCCTGGGCGGTGCAACCCGGCGTGTTGGCCTTGGGGAAGGCGAACAGGACCACCTTGCTTCCCAGGTGGTCGGACAGCTTGACCTTCTCGCCCCGCTGGTTCGGCAGCGTGAACGACGGGGCCTTGGTTCCGATCTTCGGCATGGAGCGTCCTCCCGGATGACGTCGTGTCGCGAACGGCGGTCAAGGTAGACGACCCGCCGTCAACGCGCGACCCCGGCCTCCGCGAGGAAACCGGGGTCGGCGCTGACGCGGGATCGCGACGAGGCTAGCTGGAAGCCTTCGCGGCCGCGGCCTTGGCGTCGGCAGCCTTCTGGTCGAAGGCGGCCTTCAGGCCGGCGGCGTCCTTGCCGCAGCAACCCTTGCCCTCGGCGACGGCCTTGGCGCAGCAGGGATGCATGGACGACAGCGCGGCGTCGCAGGCGGCCTTGTCCGCGGCGCACGCGGCCTTCATCTCGGGGGTGCAGGCTTTGCCGTCGGCGGAGGCGTGAGCCGCGCAGGCGGCCTTGTCGCCGGTGCAGGCGGCCTGGGCGCCGCAAGCCGACTTCACGCCGTCGGTGGAAGCGTGGCCCGAGCAGGCGGCCTTGTCGCCGGTACAGCTGGCCTTGCAGCCCTCAGCGGTCTTGGTCGCGCAGGCGGCCTTGTCGCCGGCGGCGGCCTTCTGCGCACAACCCGGCCCTCCGGCCTGGGCGCCGATCGCCACCAGGGCGACGACGGACAGGGCGACGACCAGGAGCGTGATCAGTTTCTTCATGACGGTTCCTTTCCACGTTGTCTCGTCGGGTCATCCCTCGCGCCGCCCGGAACCGAAACGGGCCCCCGGCCGCGAGGAAGGAATACATACTTTAGCTATATGCGATCCCCGGGGCAACAGTTCCCGACATCACTTGAAATTTGCGGATACTGACAAGGAATTGTCAGGTTGGGTGCCGAGGAGCTTGGCAGTGCGGATGGGCCCGTGCCGGGGGGCGCTTGCCGGTCACATCCTGTGACCGGCTCGCTCGGCTGCCGACCCTCTGCGCCCTCCTGGCGCAGAGGGCCTGCAGACGCCCCCGGAACGGGCCCATCCGCACTGCCAAGCTCCTCTGCGCTCAGTCCAGGACAACCTCGACAGGGCAGTGATCCGAGCCGTGGATGTCGGAAAGGATGGAAGCGGAGCGCAGGCGTGGTCGCAGGGAGGCAGAGATGAGGGCGTAGTCGATGCGCCAGCCGATGTTGCGGGCGCGGGCGTCCACGCGCCAGGTCCACCAGGTGTAGTGTCCCCCGCCGGTCTCGAACTCCCGGAAGGTGTCCACGAAACCGGTGCGGATGAGGGCGTCGAAGCCGGCGCGCTCCTGGGGGGTGAAGCCGGCGTTGTTCACGTTCTGCTTCGGGTTGGCCAGGTCGATCTCGCGGTGGGCGACGTTGAAGTCGCCGCAGACGACGACCGGCTTCACCCGCTCGAGCTCCCGCAGGTAGGCCAGGAAGGCCGCGTCCCAGCGCATGCGGTCCGGCAGCCGCAGCAGGCCGCGCTGCGCGTTGGGCGTGTAGACCGAGACCACGAACAAGTCGGGGAACTCCAGCGCCAGCGTGCGCCCCTCGTCGTCGAGACCGGACAGCACGCCGCCGCACCGCACGTCCAGGGGCGCGGTCCGCGTCATCACCGCCACGCCGGAATAGCCGGGCTTGCGCGCCGGGTTCCAGAACTCGTGGTAACCCTCCAGCCCCGCGGCCGCCTGTTCGGGCAGGGCCCGCGTCTCCTGCAGGCAGAGCACGTCCGGGGCGACCCGGGCGATCGACTCGCGCAGGCCCTTGCCCAGGGCGGCGCGCAGGCCGTTGACGTTCCACGAAACGATGCGCATGGGCCTCCCCGCGCCGCGACGGGCACGGTTCTTCCAGTCAGGTGACAGGGAGCGGTCCAGGGGACCTTTCCCATGGGGGATCGTGAGGGAGCGGACGGCGCCGGGGTTTCTTCCCGGATCCCAGCGTTCCCTCGCAAACAGAGCGAGGGCGACATGAACACTTGCAGAACGCTACGATACCTGCAGCTCGCGGCCGTGGCGATCCTGGCCCTGGCGCCGGCCGGCGCGGCTCTCGCCAGCGACCTGTCCGGCGTGATCACCGCCGAGTACGTCGGGCCGCACGGGATCGGCGAATGGCGCTACACCCTGGCCGTGAACTGGCAGAACCAGCCTTCACGTGGGCTCAGCCACCTCAACCTGTCCCTGGGCGCGGGCACGACCTGCACCGAGAACGACCTCGCGGCCGGCGTGCTGTGGGGTTTCAACGCCGGCATGGTGATCCACTCCGATCTGACGCGCGAGATCCTCTGCCTGGCCCAGTACGAGGTCGATGGCGACCCGTCGCTGAACATCACGGAGCCGTTGCTGAAATTCGAGCCCCATCCCGGCTCGATCAGGGGGCCGGGACCCGTCGGCTGGGGCCGGCTCGTGTTCTACTCCAACAAGCCGCCGGCGGCGATCGTCACGCCGAACAGCTTCCTGAGCCAGAAGTTCGGCACGTACAGCAGCTTCGGCCAGGTGACCGGCGTGTTCCCGGCGCTGCCGTGCGATCCCGTCGATGCGGACGCATCGGCTTGGGGCGACGTGAAGGCGATGTACGGCGACCGCTGACCCGCGGTCCGCAGGCACGATCAACCGCGCCGGGCGAGCACCTCCAGCTGGTAGGGGAGGTCGCGCCCGGCGCGCGGCGTTCCCAGCCGGTCGAGACTCGCCAGCCGCTGGAGGTCGCTGCGACCCAGCAGCGCGTCCCACTGCCGGGGCGTGTAGGTGCGCAGGTCGTAGACGTGGTCCCGATGCTCTTCGACGCCGGCCCGGCTCACCACCAGGTGGCTGATCACCCGCTCGAGGCGCGGGCCGATCCCGTCCGGGCCCGGCGGCAGGTAGTTCACGACCTGGGTCACGCGGATCCCGCCGCGCGACGCCGTCCAGACATCCTCGTCCGGCGGTTCGCCCTGTGGGCTCGTCAAGCTGAGGCCTAGGACGTAGACGCCGCCGGGGCGCAGCAGTCGGGCCATCCCGTCCAGGTGGGCCCGCGCCGCGCGATCGTCCGGTAGGTGGCGGAAGGAATTGTCGGGCAGGTAGGCGACGTCGACCCCGCCCGGCGGCAGCAGGTCGCCGCAGTCGGCCATGTCGGCCACCAGCACCTCGGCCACCAGCACCTCGTCCCTTGCAGCCAGGCCACGGCGGCGCAGCCGGCGGCGGGCGTGGCTCGCCATCGCGGCGCTCACGTCGAAACCGACGGCCCGGCGGCCCCTGGCCGCCCACTCCCGCAGGCAGCGCCCGGTGCCGCAGGCCGGCTCCAGCCACAGGCGCGGGCCGTCTTCCAGGACCGCCCAGGCCGCGACGATCGCGTCCAGGACGTCCAGCTCGGCGGCCGTCCCGGGTGCGGCCAGGATGTCGTAGACGACGGGATCGTCGTAGAAGCCGCCGCCGCCGTCGCCCTTCACGATC
The bacterium genome window above contains:
- the bcp gene encoding thioredoxin-dependent thiol peroxidase, which codes for MPKIGTKAPSFTLPNQRGEKVKLSDHLGSKVVLFAFPKANTPGCTAQACGFSEALPRFAKKGVVILGISPDAPAALARWKEQQGLAFDLLSDPDHKVLAKWGAWGEKSMYGKKYEGVIRSHWIVGEDGRILDERIKVSPADSVALAEKFLAGS
- a CDS encoding glutamine--tRNA ligase/YqeY domain fusion protein; protein product: MSETPNNFIEEIIREDNRTGRWDGRVHTRFPPEPNGYLHIGHAKSICLNHGLAQKFGGKFNLRFDDTNPEKEEHEYVTSIVEDVRWLGADWEDRLFFASDYFERMYELAEQLVNAGKAYVDDQTDEQIKETRGTVKTPGSDSPCRGRAPAENLDLLRRMRAGEFPDGSKVLRAKIDMASPNMLLRDPLVYRIRHAEHHRTGDQWCLYPMYDWAHGLEDSIEGITHSICTLEFEVHRPLYDWFLEQLGVYRPQQIEFARLNLTHTVMSKRKLLKLVQDGLVDGWDDPRMPTICGLRRRGYTASAIRDFCDRIGVARAASTVEYALLEHCLREELNLSAPRVMAVLDPLKLVITNYPEGEEELVDCLNNPEDPSAGEREVPFSRELWIERDDFQENPPPKFFRLAPGREVRLKHAYYVVCDEVVKDDAGRIVELRCTYDPQSRGGGTPDERKVKGTLHWVSAPHALDAEVRLYEQLFSDPFPGVSEGCADPLDCLNPQSLTILKGCKLEPGLAAAEPGHSCQFLRHGYFCADARHSRPGAPVFNRTVSLKDSWAKEQKKV
- a CDS encoding exodeoxyribonuclease III; its protein translation is MRIVSWNVNGLRAALGKGLRESIARVAPDVLCLQETRALPEQAAAGLEGYHEFWNPARKPGYSGVAVMTRTAPLDVRCGGVLSGLDDEGRTLALEFPDLFVVSVYTPNAQRGLLRLPDRMRWDAAFLAYLRELERVKPVVVCGDFNVAHREIDLANPKQNVNNAGFTPQERAGFDALIRTGFVDTFREFETGGGHYTWWTWRVDARARNIGWRIDYALISASLRPRLRSASILSDIHGSDHCPVEVVLD
- a CDS encoding class I SAM-dependent methyltransferase, encoding MKGDGGGGFYDDPVVYDILAAPGTAAELDVLDAIVAAWAVLEDGPRLWLEPACGTGRCLREWAARGRRAVGFDVSAAMASHARRRLRRRGLAARDEVLVAEVLVADMADCGDLLPPGGVDVAYLPDNSFRHLPDDRAARAHLDGMARLLRPGGVYVLGLSLTSPQGEPPDEDVWTASRGGIRVTQVVNYLPPGPDGIGPRLERVISHLVVSRAGVEEHRDHVYDLRTYTPRQWDALLGRSDLQRLASLDRLGTPRAGRDLPYQLEVLARRG